A region of Desulfolithobacter dissulfuricans DNA encodes the following proteins:
- a CDS encoding extracellular solute-binding protein, with protein sequence MPVFQWIFILFFCLFAPLQALAAHGISIDGKLKYPADFTRFDYTSDKARKGGSLVLHDLGSFDKMNPFTLKGSAPFGLEMFVFETLAVASLDEPFAEYGLVASDIDLASDRTSVTFTIDSRARFSDGTPVTPEDVKFSFDILKSDKAHPFYQIYLQDIAEARILDDRRIQFLFSRPNRELHMIVAQLPVLSKAYYTRHPFDSLDDMRTPPLGSGPYVVAAVKPGKSITYKRNPDYWAADHPVRRGMFNFDTITIKYFKDQIVSVEAFKAGEFDFMVVNIAKQWVRDLKGRRFDNGELVKKRFPHKNNAGMQGFVFNTRRPLFQDPLVRQALGLAFDFEWTNRTLFFNQYTRSNSYFSNSDLAATGLPRGRELKLLEPYRDQLPPEVFTTPLTPPSTSPPNSLRGNLRQARRLLMQAGWRVKDGLLQNRAGQPFQFEILLISPSFERVMAPYVKNLHKLGIKATYRTIDPALYTDRIKNFDFDMVVNVFGQSQSPGNEQRDYWYSTSATRKGSRNLAGVRSPVVDALVDEIVYAWTREELTAACRALDRVLWYGYYVVPNWYLASHRLAYSARFHQPETLPLYYNPYQLLMTWWIE encoded by the coding sequence ATGCCAGTTTTTCAGTGGATCTTTATCTTGTTTTTCTGTCTTTTCGCTCCGCTCCAGGCCCTGGCGGCTCACGGGATCAGTATTGACGGCAAGTTGAAATATCCCGCTGATTTCACCCGGTTTGACTACACCTCGGACAAGGCCCGCAAGGGGGGTAGCCTGGTCCTGCATGATCTTGGCAGCTTTGACAAGATGAACCCCTTTACCCTCAAGGGCAGCGCGCCCTTTGGCCTGGAGATGTTTGTCTTCGAGACCCTGGCCGTGGCCAGCCTTGATGAGCCGTTTGCCGAATACGGCCTGGTGGCCAGTGATATCGACCTGGCCAGTGACCGGACCTCGGTGACCTTCACCATCGATTCCCGGGCCCGTTTTTCCGACGGCACGCCGGTGACCCCGGAGGATGTGAAATTTTCCTTTGATATCCTCAAAAGTGACAAGGCGCACCCCTTCTACCAGATCTATCTCCAGGACATCGCCGAGGCCAGGATCCTCGACGATCGCCGGATCCAGTTTCTCTTTTCCCGGCCCAACCGGGAGCTGCACATGATCGTCGCCCAGCTGCCGGTCCTGAGTAAAGCCTACTACACCCGCCATCCCTTTGACTCCCTGGACGACATGCGAACCCCGCCACTTGGCTCGGGGCCCTATGTGGTGGCGGCGGTGAAGCCGGGCAAATCGATCACCTACAAGAGAAACCCAGACTACTGGGCCGCAGACCATCCCGTACGACGTGGCATGTTCAATTTCGACACCATCACCATCAAGTATTTCAAGGATCAGATCGTCTCGGTGGAGGCCTTCAAGGCCGGCGAATTCGATTTCATGGTGGTCAACATCGCCAAACAGTGGGTGCGGGATCTCAAGGGACGACGTTTCGACAACGGCGAGTTGGTCAAGAAGCGGTTTCCGCACAAGAACAATGCCGGCATGCAGGGTTTTGTCTTCAACACCCGCCGGCCCTTGTTCCAGGATCCGCTGGTCCGCCAGGCCCTCGGCCTGGCCTTTGACTTTGAATGGACCAATCGGACCCTGTTCTTCAACCAGTACACCCGCAGCAACTCCTATTTTTCCAACTCGGATCTGGCGGCCACCGGTCTGCCCCGGGGCCGGGAACTCAAGTTGCTGGAACCGTATCGCGACCAGTTGCCGCCGGAGGTGTTCACCACTCCGCTCACGCCGCCTTCCACCAGTCCGCCAAACAGTCTGCGCGGCAACCTGCGCCAGGCCCGCAGGCTGCTCATGCAGGCCGGCTGGCGGGTCAAGGACGGCCTGCTGCAGAACCGGGCCGGTCAACCGTTTCAGTTCGAAATCCTTCTCATCAGCCCCTCCTTTGAACGGGTCATGGCCCCGTATGTGAAAAATCTCCATAAACTCGGTATAAAGGCCACCTACCGGACCATTGACCCGGCTCTCTACACGGACCGGATAAAGAATTTCGATTTTGACATGGTCGTCAACGTCTTTGGCCAGTCCCAGTCGCCGGGCAATGAACAGCGCGACTACTGGTATTCCACCTCGGCTACGCGCAAGGGATCAAGGAATCTGGCCGGGGTGCGCTCGCCTGTGGTGGACGCTCTGGTGGATGAGATTGTCTACGCCTGGACCAGGGAGGAGCTCACCGCTGCCTGCAGGGCCCTGGACCGGGTTCTCTGGTACGGGTACTACGTGGTGCCCAACTGGTATCTCGCCAGCCACCGACTGGCGTATTCTGCCCGATTCCACCAGCCCGAAACCCTGCCCCTGTACTATAACCCCTACCAGCTGCTCATGACCTGGTGGATCGAGTAA
- a CDS encoding 3-isopropylmalate dehydratase large subunit produces MGQTITQKIFEAHLRDTPTPGNMVLDLDVVMCHEITTPIAIMDLMDKGMDRVFDPDKIKAVIDHVTPPKDSKTATQSKIMREWARRHGIKDFFDIGRNGVCHALFPEKGFIRPGYTVIMGDSHTCTHGAFGAFAAGVGTTDLEVGILKGVCAFRAPKSMKIEITGTLPEGVYAKDIILRLIKELTVNGATDHVMEFRGPVVEQMDMSSRMTLCNMAVEAGATSGLCLPDETTARYLWEFIKDDYESLEAAVEDFKKWHSDPDADYAASLTLDVSDLEPQVTFGFKPDQVRDIGEMAGTRVDQIYIGSCTNGRIEDIRAAASILKGRTIADTVRGILTPATPAIYSQALDEGLIKIFMDAGFCVLNPTCGACLGMSSGVLAEGEVCASTTNRNFNGRMGKGGMVHLMSPLSAAAAAITGEITDPRQFL; encoded by the coding sequence ATGGGACAGACGATAACCCAGAAAATATTTGAAGCCCACCTTCGAGATACCCCGACCCCGGGCAACATGGTGCTGGATCTGGATGTGGTCATGTGCCACGAGATCACCACCCCCATCGCCATCATGGATCTCATGGACAAGGGCATGGACCGGGTCTTTGATCCGGACAAGATCAAGGCCGTCATCGACCATGTCACCCCGCCCAAGGATTCCAAGACCGCGACCCAGTCCAAGATCATGCGTGAATGGGCCCGGCGGCACGGCATCAAAGATTTCTTTGATATCGGCCGTAACGGGGTCTGCCACGCCCTGTTCCCTGAAAAAGGTTTCATCCGGCCCGGCTACACGGTCATCATGGGCGACTCCCACACCTGCACCCATGGTGCCTTCGGGGCCTTTGCCGCCGGAGTGGGGACCACGGATCTGGAAGTGGGCATCCTCAAGGGGGTCTGCGCCTTCCGCGCTCCCAAGTCCATGAAGATCGAGATCACCGGAACCCTGCCCGAAGGGGTCTATGCCAAGGACATCATCCTGCGGCTCATCAAGGAGCTGACCGTCAACGGTGCCACGGATCATGTCATGGAGTTCCGCGGCCCGGTGGTGGAGCAGATGGACATGTCCTCGCGGATGACGCTTTGCAACATGGCGGTGGAGGCCGGGGCCACCTCTGGTCTCTGCCTGCCCGACGAGACCACGGCCCGCTACCTGTGGGAGTTCATAAAGGATGACTATGAATCCCTGGAGGCGGCGGTGGAGGATTTCAAAAAATGGCATTCAGATCCCGATGCCGACTATGCAGCCTCGCTGACCCTGGATGTCTCTGACCTGGAGCCCCAGGTGACTTTTGGCTTCAAGCCTGACCAGGTCCGCGATATCGGCGAGATGGCCGGCACCCGGGTGGACCAGATCTACATCGGGTCCTGTACCAATGGCCGTATCGAGGATATCCGGGCCGCAGCCTCCATCCTGAAAGGCAGAACCATTGCCGATACGGTGCGGGGCATCCTGACCCCGGCCACCCCGGCCATCTATTCCCAGGCCCTGGACGAGGGGCTGATCAAGATTTTCATGGACGCCGGCTTCTGCGTCCTCAACCCCACCTGCGGCGCCTGCCTCGGCATGAGCAGCGGCGTGCTGGCCGAAGGGGAGGTCTGCGCCTCGACCACCAACCGTAATTTCAATGGCCGCATGGGCAAGGGCGGTATGGTGCACCTGATGAGTCCGCTCAGTGCGGCGGCGGCCGCGATTACCGGCGAGATCACCGATCCGCGGCAGTTTCTGTAA
- a CDS encoding response regulator has translation MISGHIPGSIQDRQIKVLFVDDDPINTTSFVVSFSDQYDILTAASGEEGLEIFQREKDIAIVLSDQKMDGMSGVDFLCRVYEKSPETVRIIVTGYVDVSDIIDAINKGHIYQYVLKPWDIVQLGLILDQAVQTWVLTRENRLLAEKLRRNNELLQEANEQLRNSEERLRFLSSALIKAQESERKRISMELHDELGQSLAAVKLQIKVLQNKLHDSSEISMVEINRNLEQLRGVLDEIIENVRRLSKNLSPVIIDDLGLDAAIENLVLNFSKIYGIRCAFQPCPLGHLFGHDAQRLIYRLIQETLNNVGRHSNARNMDIEFLLGEEQLVIRLQDDGEGFDLEEIEQQCASERGIGLTAMTERANMLGGEVRIKSARGQGTLVVFTIPVPAADSQFQKQCDG, from the coding sequence ATGATATCAGGACACATTCCAGGCTCCATCCAGGATCGACAGATCAAGGTACTCTTTGTTGACGACGATCCTATCAACACCACAAGCTTTGTCGTCAGTTTCAGTGACCAGTACGATATCCTGACCGCGGCTTCCGGCGAGGAGGGCCTGGAGATCTTTCAGCGGGAAAAGGACATCGCCATTGTCCTCTCTGACCAGAAAATGGACGGGATGAGCGGGGTGGATTTTCTCTGCCGGGTCTATGAGAAAAGCCCGGAGACCGTGCGTATCATCGTTACCGGCTATGTGGATGTCTCCGATATCATTGATGCCATCAACAAGGGCCATATCTATCAGTATGTGCTCAAGCCCTGGGATATAGTCCAGCTGGGATTGATCCTCGACCAGGCGGTACAGACCTGGGTGCTGACGAGGGAAAACCGGTTGCTGGCCGAGAAGCTCCGGCGCAACAACGAACTCCTGCAGGAAGCCAATGAACAGCTGCGCAATTCCGAGGAGCGGCTCCGTTTTCTCTCCTCGGCCCTGATCAAGGCCCAGGAGAGTGAACGCAAACGGATCTCCATGGAACTCCACGATGAACTGGGTCAGTCGCTGGCTGCGGTCAAGCTGCAGATAAAGGTGCTGCAGAACAAGCTGCATGATTCCAGTGAGATATCGATGGTCGAGATCAACAGAAACCTGGAGCAGCTCCGCGGCGTGCTCGATGAGATCATCGAGAACGTCCGCCGGCTGTCAAAGAACTTGAGCCCGGTGATCATCGATGACCTCGGTCTGGATGCGGCCATCGAGAATCTGGTCCTCAACTTCAGCAAGATCTACGGTATCCGCTGCGCCTTTCAGCCCTGTCCGCTGGGACACCTGTTCGGCCACGATGCCCAGCGGTTGATCTACCGGTTGATCCAGGAAACGCTCAACAACGTGGGCCGCCACTCCAATGCCCGGAATATGGACATCGAGTTTCTGCTTGGCGAGGAACAGCTCGTTATCCGTCTCCAGGACGACGGGGAAGGGTTTGACCTGGAGGAAATCGAGCAGCAGTGTGCTTCCGAACGGGGAATCGGCCTGACCGCCATGACCGAGCGGGCCAACATGCTCGGCGGCGAGGTGCGGATCAAGTCGGCCCGGGGGCAGGGCACGCTGGTGGTATTCACCATCCCGGTCCCGGCCGCGGACAGTCAGTTTCAGAAACAGTGCGATGGGTAG
- the tsaE gene encoding tRNA (adenosine(37)-N6)-threonylcarbamoyltransferase complex ATPase subunit type 1 TsaE yields MPGEQYVSSPSFALLHEYHGRLPLYHMDCYRLMGEDDILAAGLDEYLTTSGVTVVEWPERLGSLVPEERLEITLVRGPDEQERTVYLKGHGGDWPERVADILESFVHEQEGLP; encoded by the coding sequence GTGCCTGGCGAACAGTATGTGTCCAGCCCCTCGTTTGCCCTGCTCCATGAATATCACGGCCGGTTGCCACTTTACCACATGGACTGCTACCGGCTCATGGGCGAGGATGATATCCTGGCCGCCGGCCTGGACGAGTATCTGACCACCTCCGGCGTGACCGTGGTGGAATGGCCGGAACGGCTCGGCAGCCTGGTGCCGGAGGAGCGGCTGGAGATCACCCTCGTGCGCGGTCCCGACGAGCAGGAACGGACAGTTTACCTCAAGGGCCATGGCGGGGACTGGCCTGAGCGGGTCGCCGATATCCTTGAATCCTTTGTTCATGAACAGGAGGGACTCCCGTGA
- the ltrA gene encoding group II intron reverse transcriptase/maturase: protein MVEVWYSLYDRMLSRENLFKAFYKVKSSKGAAGIDGQSIDNFAGSLAANIDHLLTELQNKSYQPLAVRRVEIPKPNGGKRLLGIPAVRDRVVQQALLDILQPIFDRDFHPSSYGYRPGRSCHQAISKATMFIRTYERKWVVDMDLSKCFDTLNHDLILASFRRRVSDGSILGLLEKFLKSGVLTGDGWQASEVGSPQGGVISPLIANVYLDSFDQFMKNRGHRIVRYADDILILCQSKSAAENALNQARRYLEEELLLTVNQEKTHISHSLKGIKFLGVCIHSVMTRIQRGKVRAFKAKVKAMTRRNSPVNLEKVIADLNRLLRGFANYFRIANCKGEFSRLMRWIRRRLRAVQLKLWKKPCRLHRRLRQLGYKGEFKSIKMNSWANAASPLSHYALPNSYLHGEMGLFDFASVQTGISVSV, encoded by the coding sequence ATGGTTGAAGTCTGGTACAGTCTATATGATCGAATGCTGAGCCGGGAGAACCTGTTCAAGGCATTTTACAAGGTGAAATCCTCGAAAGGAGCTGCCGGTATAGACGGCCAGTCCATTGATAATTTTGCCGGATCATTAGCGGCCAACATTGATCATCTCCTGACGGAACTGCAGAACAAGAGCTACCAACCGCTGGCCGTGCGACGGGTTGAGATCCCGAAGCCGAACGGCGGGAAACGGCTACTCGGCATACCTGCAGTCCGTGACCGTGTGGTACAGCAGGCCCTGCTGGATATACTTCAACCAATATTTGACCGCGATTTCCATCCGTCGAGCTACGGCTACCGTCCTGGTCGGAGTTGTCACCAGGCAATCAGCAAAGCCACGATGTTCATCCGGACGTACGAGCGGAAATGGGTAGTGGACATGGATCTGTCGAAATGTTTCGACACGTTGAACCATGACCTGATCCTTGCCTCGTTCCGTCGCCGGGTCAGCGATGGAAGTATTCTTGGTCTGCTGGAGAAGTTTTTGAAAAGCGGTGTTCTGACAGGAGATGGTTGGCAGGCCAGCGAGGTCGGCAGTCCGCAGGGCGGAGTTATCAGCCCGTTGATTGCCAACGTATACCTTGATTCCTTCGATCAGTTTATGAAGAATCGTGGCCACCGCATCGTCCGCTATGCGGACGACATCCTGATCCTGTGCCAGTCAAAGAGCGCAGCCGAAAATGCACTGAACCAGGCCCGTCGCTATCTTGAAGAGGAATTGCTGTTGACCGTCAATCAGGAGAAGACCCACATAAGTCACAGCCTTAAGGGAATCAAATTTCTCGGAGTTTGTATCCACTCCGTAATGACCCGAATACAGCGAGGCAAGGTGAGGGCCTTCAAGGCGAAGGTCAAGGCGATGACCCGGCGTAACTCCCCGGTGAACCTTGAGAAGGTGATAGCCGATCTCAACCGGTTGCTGAGGGGTTTTGCCAACTACTTTCGAATAGCGAACTGCAAGGGTGAGTTTTCTCGGCTGATGAGGTGGATCAGAAGACGGCTGCGTGCTGTTCAGTTGAAGCTGTGGAAAAAGCCGTGCAGGCTACACCGCAGACTGAGACAGCTGGGCTATAAAGGAGAATTCAAAAGTATCAAGATGAACTCCTGGGCCAACGCAGCAAGTCCACTGAGCCATTATGCCCTACCCAACAGCTACCTGCATGGGGAAATGGGTCTCTTTGACTTCGCATCTGTACAGACCGGAATTTCTGTTTCAGTATGA
- a CDS encoding YcaO-like family protein produces MRKQPIRISSCQKVYTYDQDKACTPEETVARFHERLKATGLDILKEVRRIDTGRLDIPVYFSVCGEDALKTIGTKKQMGKGSTPEQSRASACMELGERFSFFSFLKNPDNFVVGDYRAMREAGYPVLDVDVLLRSVHDTKNDSGLLEQLLEGLPMRWTWATSLTRETEVLVPFSWFYAINEFNGPSAGNTYEEAILQGISEIVERHVCAVVTRERIRTPGIDPESVTDPVARRLIERFQRCGIELYLNDFSLDTGMPTVAALAWDPSTFPEKSEIVYTAGTTPDPTKALIRALTEVAQLAGDFNTEANYVASGLPKPLSLDEVDYVVRPERMIRLDEMVDISAPDMRQEIDNSLRALERIGMEVLVVNTIHDKLQIPAIYTIVPGAHFRERAAGGDAALFAAKLAAELLEPAALEEKLSAMQQMLPEAYYLEFYRGRNLYDQGMVEEALGCFDRALERNPEEEDLPYIYSYKGCCLRDLGRWSEAVEVLELGRRLDDERPDIHNILGVCHFKQDNHEQAAFHFSRAVELNPVSAIDYANLAINLERLGRHDEAIHNYQIALSMDPDIEFAQAGLARLLEKEVEA; encoded by the coding sequence ATGAGAAAACAACCAATACGCATCTCAAGTTGTCAGAAGGTGTATACCTATGACCAGGACAAGGCCTGTACGCCGGAAGAAACCGTTGCCCGCTTCCACGAGCGGCTCAAGGCCACCGGCCTTGATATCCTCAAAGAGGTCCGGCGCATCGATACCGGGCGGCTTGATATCCCCGTTTATTTCAGTGTCTGCGGCGAGGACGCCCTCAAGACCATCGGCACGAAGAAACAGATGGGCAAGGGCTCAACCCCGGAGCAGTCCCGGGCCAGTGCCTGCATGGAGCTTGGCGAGCGGTTCAGTTTTTTCAGCTTTCTGAAAAATCCCGACAACTTCGTCGTCGGTGACTACCGGGCCATGCGCGAGGCCGGCTATCCGGTTCTCGACGTGGATGTCCTGCTCCGATCGGTACATGACACCAAGAATGATTCCGGGCTGCTCGAGCAGCTTCTGGAAGGTTTGCCCATGCGCTGGACCTGGGCCACCTCCCTGACCCGGGAGACCGAGGTCCTGGTACCTTTTTCCTGGTTCTATGCCATCAACGAGTTCAATGGCCCTTCGGCGGGCAATACCTATGAGGAGGCGATTCTCCAGGGCATCTCCGAGATCGTGGAACGTCACGTCTGTGCCGTGGTGACCAGGGAGAGGATCCGGACCCCGGGGATCGATCCCGAATCGGTCACCGATCCGGTGGCCCGGCGGCTGATCGAGCGGTTCCAGCGGTGCGGCATCGAGCTTTACTTGAACGATTTCTCCCTGGATACCGGCATGCCAACGGTTGCGGCCCTGGCCTGGGATCCCTCCACCTTCCCGGAGAAAAGCGAGATCGTCTACACCGCCGGCACCACGCCCGATCCGACCAAGGCGCTGATTCGGGCCCTGACCGAGGTGGCCCAGCTGGCCGGCGACTTCAACACCGAGGCCAACTATGTGGCCTCCGGTCTGCCCAAGCCCCTGAGCCTGGACGAGGTGGACTATGTGGTTCGGCCGGAGAGAATGATTCGTCTCGATGAGATGGTTGATATCAGTGCGCCGGATATGCGCCAGGAAATCGACAACTCGCTGCGGGCCCTGGAACGGATCGGCATGGAGGTTCTGGTGGTCAACACCATCCACGATAAATTGCAGATCCCGGCCATCTACACGATTGTTCCCGGGGCCCATTTCCGGGAGCGGGCCGCCGGTGGTGATGCGGCGCTTTTTGCCGCCAAGCTGGCAGCCGAGCTGCTTGAACCCGCGGCCCTGGAAGAGAAACTTTCAGCCATGCAGCAGATGCTGCCCGAGGCCTATTATCTCGAGTTCTATCGCGGTCGCAATCTCTACGATCAGGGAATGGTGGAAGAGGCTCTGGGCTGTTTTGACCGGGCTCTTGAGCGCAATCCTGAAGAGGAAGACCTGCCCTATATCTACTCCTACAAGGGATGCTGCCTGCGGGATCTCGGCCGGTGGAGCGAGGCGGTGGAGGTCCTGGAGCTTGGTCGCCGGCTCGATGATGAACGGCCCGATATCCATAACATCCTCGGTGTCTGTCACTTCAAACAGGATAACCATGAGCAGGCGGCCTTTCATTTTTCCCGGGCCGTCGAGCTCAACCCGGTGTCGGCCATCGACTATGCCAATCTGGCCATCAACCTGGAGCGGCTCGGCCGGCACGACGAGGCCATCCACAACTACCAGATTGCCCTGTCCATGGATCCTGATATCGAGTTCGCCCAGGCCGGGCTGGCCCGGCTGCTGGAGAAAGAGGTCGAAGCCTGA
- a CDS encoding DnaJ C-terminal domain-containing protein: MDYYEVLGVSKTASAVEIKKAYRKLALKYHPDRNKGDKTAEAKFKEINEAYAVLSDPEKRKQYDTFGSTEFHQRYSQEDIFRGFDINDILRQFGFSAGSFRTSGSFRSSQGGNPFESIFGHAAGMGGMGGGCQSGSCRTQAVKGADITYELTISLEDVLHGAEKTISLRHNGTTENVSVKIPKGIESGKRLRLTGKGQPGSAGGPPGDLYLKINIAPHPDFARDGDNLIVERKIPFSQACLGTTVKITTLEGKTFSVKVPAGVQQESRLRIKGHGLPSGPIGRRGDIYVRILVQIPKKLTREQKKLVKQLAEVGL, from the coding sequence ATGGATTATTACGAGGTTCTTGGTGTTTCAAAGACCGCCTCAGCCGTTGAGATCAAAAAAGCCTACCGTAAACTGGCCCTCAAATACCACCCTGATCGCAACAAGGGGGACAAGACGGCCGAGGCCAAGTTCAAGGAAATCAACGAGGCCTATGCGGTGCTCTCCGATCCGGAGAAGCGCAAACAGTATGACACCTTCGGCTCCACCGAGTTTCATCAGCGCTATTCCCAGGAGGACATTTTCCGGGGTTTTGATATCAATGACATCCTGCGTCAGTTCGGTTTCAGTGCGGGCTCGTTTCGGACCAGCGGGAGTTTCCGCTCCTCCCAGGGGGGTAATCCCTTTGAATCGATCTTCGGCCATGCCGCCGGCATGGGCGGCATGGGTGGCGGCTGCCAGAGCGGGAGTTGCCGGACCCAGGCGGTCAAGGGCGCTGACATCACCTACGAGTTGACCATTTCGCTTGAGGATGTGCTACACGGGGCAGAAAAGACGATTTCGCTGCGCCACAATGGCACAACCGAGAATGTCTCGGTCAAGATACCCAAGGGTATCGAGAGCGGCAAAAGGCTCCGGCTCACCGGCAAGGGCCAGCCCGGTTCTGCCGGCGGTCCTCCCGGAGATCTGTACCTGAAAATAAATATAGCCCCCCACCCGGATTTTGCCCGGGACGGGGACAACCTGATCGTCGAGCGCAAGATCCCCTTCAGCCAGGCCTGCCTCGGTACCACGGTCAAAATCACCACCCTGGAGGGCAAGACCTTCAGTGTCAAGGTCCCGGCCGGGGTGCAGCAGGAGTCCAGGCTGCGGATCAAGGGTCACGGGTTGCCGTCCGGACCCATTGGCCGGCGGGGCGACATTTATGTCCGGATCCTGGTGCAGATCCCGAAGAAACTGACCCGGGAGCAGAAAAAGCTGGTCAAACAGCTTGCCGAGGTGGGCCTGTAG
- a CDS encoding 3-isopropylmalate dehydratase small subunit: MKEFGGPAFFIDRNDINTDEIIPAKYLTEISKQALKPHLLEDLHLEGQNFDPASEELQKARVLVTRSNFGCGSSREHAVWALEVNDINVVIGESFARIFRQNMFNCGILAVELDPADLDRLFALPGEVFIRVDLEREELTATAGDESVTCSFGLNPFDKKLVAAGGWLAYADQNY, encoded by the coding sequence ATGAAAGAATTCGGTGGACCGGCATTCTTTATCGATAGAAACGACATCAATACCGATGAGATTATTCCGGCGAAATACCTGACAGAGATTTCCAAACAGGCGCTGAAACCACACCTGCTCGAAGACCTGCACCTGGAAGGCCAGAACTTTGATCCGGCCAGCGAGGAACTGCAGAAGGCCCGGGTCCTGGTGACCCGTTCCAACTTCGGCTGCGGCTCGTCCCGGGAACACGCGGTCTGGGCCCTGGAGGTCAATGACATCAACGTGGTGATCGGCGAGAGTTTTGCCCGCATCTTCCGCCAGAACATGTTCAACTGCGGCATCCTGGCCGTGGAGCTCGACCCGGCGGACCTGGACAGGCTCTTTGCCCTGCCCGGCGAGGTCTTCATCCGGGTGGACCTGGAGCGTGAGGAACTCACCGCCACCGCCGGTGACGAGTCGGTGACCTGCTCCTTTGGCCTCAACCCCTTTGACAAGAAGCTGGTGGCCGCCGGCGGCTGGCTCGCCTACGCGGACCAGAACTATTAG
- a CDS encoding EAL and HDOD domain-containing protein, with protein sequence MDVYVARQPIFDRNKRVFGYELLYRTAGQNVYQETDGDLATTRVAANSLLSIGMQTLVGTGRAFINFTEKLLLENLPTFFPPDMIVVEILEHVPPSPEIIDACLRLREQGYMLALDDFVFSPGMEPLIDLADIIKVDIMQTPLDGVEDICRSLRGRGIRLLAEKIETYQEFDQAVRLGFSYFQGYFFRRPEVLKRREVGSTKINLFNLLIEVNKPDFSIGRIEKLVGSDASLSYKLLRYINSAYYSLVSEVTSIRHALVYLGEKGVRQFVSLVATSFMAGDKPEELLRVSVIRARLCELLAERGRMAGDKSNYFLLGLFSLLDAMLDAEMKNIMEQLPVTAEIKEALVHRRGPMRPLLEAVIAQEQGDWDRSRKLLADIGVDPDEIMHLYIKSIAWADLFTAGNQEE encoded by the coding sequence ATGGATGTTTACGTGGCCCGGCAGCCCATCTTTGACCGGAACAAGCGGGTCTTCGGTTACGAGCTCCTCTACCGCACCGCCGGGCAGAATGTCTACCAGGAAACCGATGGGGACCTGGCCACCACCAGGGTGGCGGCCAACAGCCTCCTCTCCATCGGCATGCAGACCCTGGTCGGTACCGGACGCGCCTTTATCAATTTCACGGAAAAACTGCTCCTGGAGAATCTCCCGACCTTTTTTCCCCCGGACATGATCGTGGTGGAAATACTTGAGCATGTACCGCCAAGTCCGGAGATCATCGACGCCTGTCTGCGGCTCAGGGAGCAGGGGTACATGCTGGCCCTGGATGACTTTGTCTTTTCCCCCGGCATGGAGCCGCTCATCGACCTGGCCGACATCATCAAGGTGGATATCATGCAGACGCCCCTGGACGGGGTGGAGGATATCTGCCGCTCCCTGCGGGGCCGCGGTATCCGCCTGCTGGCGGAGAAGATAGAAACCTACCAGGAGTTTGACCAGGCGGTCCGACTGGGGTTCAGCTATTTTCAGGGGTATTTCTTCCGCCGGCCCGAAGTCCTCAAGCGCCGGGAGGTGGGCTCCACCAAGATCAATCTCTTCAACCTGCTCATCGAGGTGAACAAGCCGGATTTTTCCATAGGCCGGATCGAAAAACTGGTTGGCTCCGATGCATCGCTCTCCTACAAGTTGCTCCGTTATATCAATTCGGCCTATTATTCCCTGGTCAGCGAGGTAACCTCCATACGGCATGCCCTGGTCTATCTGGGCGAAAAGGGAGTGCGGCAGTTCGTTTCCTTGGTGGCTACCAGTTTCATGGCCGGGGATAAACCCGAAGAGCTGCTGCGGGTCTCGGTTATCCGGGCCCGGCTCTGCGAGCTGCTGGCAGAGCGCGGTCGGATGGCCGGCGACAAGAGCAATTATTTTCTCCTGGGTCTTTTTTCTCTCCTGGATGCCATGCTGGATGCCGAGATGAAAAACATCATGGAGCAGTTGCCCGTGACGGCCGAGATCAAGGAGGCCCTGGTTCACCGGCGCGGGCCCATGCGCCCTCTGCTCGAAGCGGTGATCGCCCAGGAACAGGGGGACTGGGACCGGAGTCGTAAACTCCTGGCCGATATCGGGGTGGATCCGGATGAGATAATGCACCTCTATATCAAGTCCATCGCCTGGGCTGACCTGTTCACAGCCGGAAATCAGGAGGAATAA